The Wigglesworthia glossinidia endosymbiont of Glossina morsitans morsitans (Yale colony) genome has a window encoding:
- the rplY gene encoding 50S ribosomal protein L25, whose protein sequence is MFNLIAELRYQVGKKSSRRTRKIKNYIPAVVYGNKKPTISIMIYYNEIANLQHEKNFYHDNICLNFQKEKKIIVKIQSIQRHVFKPKIIHIDFLYS, encoded by the coding sequence ATGTTTAATTTAATTGCTGAACTTAGATATCAAGTCGGCAAAAAATCAAGTAGACGTACGCGAAAAATAAAAAACTACATACCTGCAGTAGTATATGGAAATAAAAAACCCACAATTTCTATAATGATTTATTACAATGAAATTGCAAATTTACAACACGAAAAAAATTTTTATCATGATAATATCTGTTTAAACTTTCAAAAAGAAAAAAAAATCATAGTGAAAATTCAATCTATTCAAAGACATGTATTTAAGCCAAAAATTATTCATATAGATTTTTTATATTCTTAA
- the gltX gene encoding glutamate--tRNA ligase → MEVITRFAPSPTGKLHLGSIRTALYSWLFAKRFNGKFILRIENTDQKRIDQESVNSIINSMQWLGLNWDSGPYFQTSKIANYRAIIKNMIDSGLAYPCYCSQERLNNLRSVQIKTGKKPKYDRHCRLLKNKCIKNKNYVIRFANPEIGYVTFYDLIRGKIIFQNSELDDLIILRSNGIPTYNFCAVIDDHEMNITHVIRGEDHLNNTPRQLNIFKALKLIPPKYAHISMILDENKRKLSKKNQDTDILQYKDDGILPEALLNYLVRLGWSCGNQEIFNIDEMKNLFDIKSINKANCIFNKSKLLWINQYYISNIPTSNILTKIIEYFKTYNIDTKHGPNLEKIVNLFKSRSKTLKEIFNQIVYFYRDIYKIEINLLSKYLLINQKFILELIYKNLKIIQVWSTKDIKNIILKTAQKTNTNMKNVAMPLRIILSGRENTPSIDILIYTCGKIYTLKKIKIALQFITNK, encoded by the coding sequence ATGGAAGTAATTACTCGATTTGCACCGAGCCCTACAGGAAAATTGCATTTAGGGAGTATTCGTACTGCATTATATTCTTGGTTGTTTGCTAAACGTTTTAATGGAAAATTTATATTAAGAATAGAAAATACCGATCAAAAACGCATTGATCAAGAATCTGTTAATTCAATTATTAATAGTATGCAATGGCTTGGTTTAAATTGGGATTCAGGACCATATTTTCAAACAAGCAAAATTGCTAATTATCGTGCTATTATTAAAAATATGATAGATTCCGGATTAGCATACCCGTGCTACTGCTCCCAAGAACGCCTAAATAATTTACGATCTGTACAAATTAAAACAGGTAAAAAACCTAAATATGATAGACATTGTCGTTTATTAAAGAACAAATGTATAAAAAATAAAAACTATGTTATTAGATTTGCTAATCCAGAAATCGGTTACGTAACTTTTTATGATTTAATTCGAGGAAAAATAATATTTCAAAATTCTGAATTAGATGATTTAATAATTTTAAGAAGTAATGGTATACCCACATATAATTTTTGCGCTGTCATTGATGATCACGAAATGAATATTACGCATGTAATTAGAGGTGAAGATCATCTTAATAATACTCCAAGACAACTAAATATTTTTAAAGCGTTAAAATTAATACCACCAAAATATGCACATATTTCTATGATATTAGATGAAAATAAAAGAAAACTTTCCAAAAAAAATCAAGATACTGATATCTTACAATATAAAGACGATGGAATTTTACCAGAAGCATTATTGAATTATTTAGTACGTCTAGGATGGTCTTGTGGAAATCAAGAAATTTTTAACATAGATGAAATGAAAAATTTATTTGATATTAAATCTATTAATAAAGCAAACTGTATTTTTAATAAAAGCAAATTATTATGGATCAATCAATACTATATTAGTAATATACCTACATCAAATATTTTAACAAAAATTATAGAATATTTTAAAACATATAACATAGATACTAAACACGGTCCAAATTTAGAAAAAATTGTAAATTTATTTAAAAGTAGAAGCAAAACATTAAAAGAAATATTTAACCAAATAGTATATTTTTATCGCGATATCTATAAAATAGAAATAAATTTATTAAGTAAATATTTATTGATAAATCAAAAATTTATTTTAGAATTAATATATAAAAATTTAAAGATAATTCAAGTTTGGTCTACTAAAGATATTAAAAATATAATATTAAAAACTGCACAAAAAACTAATACTAATATGAAAAATGTTGCTATGCCTTTAAGGATTATTTTATCTGGCAGAGAAAATACACCATCGATTGATATTTTGATATACACATGTGGAAAAATATATACTTTAAAAAAAATTAAAATTGCACTACAGTTTATTACTAATAAATAA